Proteins encoded within one genomic window of Triticum aestivum cultivar Chinese Spring chromosome 2D, IWGSC CS RefSeq v2.1, whole genome shotgun sequence:
- the LOC123055279 gene encoding exocyst complex component EXO70A1 isoform X2 has translation MEGLAQRAALLRESLGKSQAATDAVVSILGSFDSRLSALDAAMRPIQLRTHAVRTAHENIDRTLRSADVILTQFDRTREAEREIQKGPNENLQGFLDAVDRLRSIERFFSSNRSYSSSDRVLGHVNGLLSKALVKMEGEFQNQLTQRSKPMEPDRLFDCLPSTLRPSAESRSEGGKHPPGGPQSDNHETAEAAVYKPPALIEPKFVPLLAKLAQQLVQAGCQQQCAEIYSEARASALESSLKNLGVEKLSKDEVQKMPWEILESKIGNWIHFMRIAVKLLFAGERQLCDQVFECSQSLRDKCFSAITKNSLATLLSFGEAIAMSKRSPEKLFVLLDMYEIMCELQTEIDTIFVGEPCSQMRDSALSLTKCLAQTAQKTFSDFEEAVEKDATKNIHTDGTVHPLTSYVINYVKFLFDYQSTLKQLFQEFKREDGSGSELASVTMSIMQALQNNLDAKAKQYKDPALMHIFLMNNIHYIVKSVRRSEAKDLLGDDWIQRHRRIVQQNANQYRRVAWSKVLQCLSGQGLTSSGGSGQVGSEGGNSSGASRTAVKERFRSFNMQFEEIYQKQCGWSVPDSELRESLRLAVAEILLPAYRSFQKRFGPLIENSKAPGKYVKHTPEQLELFLGNLFEGKQERP, from the exons ATGGAGGGCCTGGCGCAGCGCGCGGCGCTGCTGCGGGAGTCGCTGGGGAAGAGCCAGGCGGCCACCGACGCCGTCGTCTCCATCCTCGGCTCCTTCGACAGCCGCCTCTCCGCGCTCGACGCCGCCATGCGCCCCATCCAGCTCAGGACGCATGCCGTCCGCACCGCCCACGAGAACATCGACCGCACCCTCCGCTCCGCCGACGTCATCCTCACCCAGTTCGACCGCACACGAGAG GCAGAGCGCGAAATACAGAAAGGTCCTAATGAGAACCTCCAGGGTTTCCTCGACGCGGTCGACCGGCTGCGGAGCATCGAGCGCTTCTTCAGCTCCAATAGGAGCTACAGCAGCAGCGACCGTGTGCTCGGCCACGTGAATGGCCTCCTCTCCAAGGCCCTGGTGAAGATGGAAGGTGAATTCCAGAACCAGTTGACTCAGCGCAG CAAACCGATGGAGCCTGACCGTCTTTTCGACTGCCTTCCGAGTACGCTTCGGCCATCAGCCGAGTCTCGGTCTGAAGGTGGGAAACACCCGCCAGGTGGCCCGCAATCCGATAACCATGAAACCGCGGAGGCTGCCGTATACAAGCCTCCTGCACTTATTGAGCCCAAGTTTGTTCCTTTGCTTGCTAAATTGGCACAGCAGCTGGTCCAAGCTGGATGCCAACAGCAATGCGCAGAAATATACAG CGAAGCTCGTGCTTCAGCTTTAGAGTCGAGTTTGAAGAACTTGGGTGTTGAGAAACTGAGTAAAGATGAAGTGCAGAAAATGCCTTGGGAGATTTTGGAGTCTAAAATAGGGAATTGGATTCATTTCATGCGAATTGCT GTGAAACTTCTTTTCGCTGGGGAACGCCAGCTCTGTGACCAAGTTTTTGAATGTAGCCAATCTTTAAGGGATAAGTGCTTTTCTGCAATAACCAAGAACAGTTTGGCTACTCTACTCAGCTTTGGTGAGGCAATTGCTATGAGTAAAAGATCACCGGAGAAATTGTTTGTTCTGCTAGACATGTATGAGATAATGTGTGAACTTCAAACAGAG ATTGACACCATCTTTGTTGGAGAACCATGCTCTCAAATGCGTGACTCTGCACTCAGTCTGACAAAATGTTTAGCACAAACTGCACAGAAGACTTTCAGCGATTTCGAAGAAGCTGTCGAGAAGGATGCAACGAAGAATATTCATACTGATGGAACAGTTCATCCTTTGACAAGCTATGTGATTAACTATGTTAAATTTTTATTTGA CTATCAATCAACTTTGAAacagctcttccaggaattcaaaaGGGAAGATGGATCAGGTTCTGAGCTGGCATCTGTGACCATGAGTATTATGCAAGCTTTACAAAATAATTTGGATGCAAAAGCAAAACAATACAAGGATCCTGCATTGATGCACATATTTTTGATGAATAACATCCATTATATTGTTAAATCTGTCCGCAG ATCAGAAGCCAAGGATTTATTGGGGGATGACTGGATTCAAAGACATCGAAGGATTGTACAGCAAAATGCAAACCAATATAGAAGGGTTGCTTGGTCGAAG GTGTTGCAATGCCTCTCAGGTCAAGGTTTGACTTCATCAGGAGGTAGTGGTCAAGTAGGAAGCGAAGGTGGCAATAGCAGTGGAGCTTCAAGAACAGCTGTGAAAGAGAG ATTCAGGTCTTTCAATATGCAATTTGAAGAGATTTATCAAAAGCAGTGTGGCTGGTCTGTTCCAGATTCAGAGTTGCGCGAGTCACTGAGACTGGCTGTTGCAGAAATTCTGTTACCCGCATACAGATCTTTCCAAAAGCGCTTCGG GCCTCTCATTGAGAACAGCAAAGCGCCTGGGAAGTACGTCAAGCACACGCCCGAGCAGCTTGAGCTGTTCCTGGGCAACCTATTCGAGGGGAAACAAGAACGTCCATGA
- the LOC123055279 gene encoding exocyst complex component EXO70A1 isoform X1, whose product MEGLAQRAALLRESLGKSQAATDAVVSILGSFDSRLSALDAAMRPIQLRTHAVRTAHENIDRTLRSADVILTQFDRTREAEREIQKGPNENLQGFLDAVDRLRSIERFFSSNRSYSSSDRVLGHVNGLLSKALVKMEGEFQNQLTQRRSVSHHPFKLLFLSRRCLTLAWCVRPLKWSSKPMEPDRLFDCLPSTLRPSAESRSEGGKHPPGGPQSDNHETAEAAVYKPPALIEPKFVPLLAKLAQQLVQAGCQQQCAEIYSEARASALESSLKNLGVEKLSKDEVQKMPWEILESKIGNWIHFMRIAVKLLFAGERQLCDQVFECSQSLRDKCFSAITKNSLATLLSFGEAIAMSKRSPEKLFVLLDMYEIMCELQTEIDTIFVGEPCSQMRDSALSLTKCLAQTAQKTFSDFEEAVEKDATKNIHTDGTVHPLTSYVINYVKFLFDYQSTLKQLFQEFKREDGSGSELASVTMSIMQALQNNLDAKAKQYKDPALMHIFLMNNIHYIVKSVRRSEAKDLLGDDWIQRHRRIVQQNANQYRRVAWSKVLQCLSGQGLTSSGGSGQVGSEGGNSSGASRTAVKERFRSFNMQFEEIYQKQCGWSVPDSELRESLRLAVAEILLPAYRSFQKRFGPLIENSKAPGKYVKHTPEQLELFLGNLFEGKQERP is encoded by the exons ATGGAGGGCCTGGCGCAGCGCGCGGCGCTGCTGCGGGAGTCGCTGGGGAAGAGCCAGGCGGCCACCGACGCCGTCGTCTCCATCCTCGGCTCCTTCGACAGCCGCCTCTCCGCGCTCGACGCCGCCATGCGCCCCATCCAGCTCAGGACGCATGCCGTCCGCACCGCCCACGAGAACATCGACCGCACCCTCCGCTCCGCCGACGTCATCCTCACCCAGTTCGACCGCACACGAGAG GCAGAGCGCGAAATACAGAAAGGTCCTAATGAGAACCTCCAGGGTTTCCTCGACGCGGTCGACCGGCTGCGGAGCATCGAGCGCTTCTTCAGCTCCAATAGGAGCTACAGCAGCAGCGACCGTGTGCTCGGCCACGTGAATGGCCTCCTCTCCAAGGCCCTGGTGAAGATGGAAGGTGAATTCCAGAACCAGTTGACTCAGCGCAGGTCCGTGTCTCATCATCCATTTAAATTGCTATTTTTGTCTCGACGTTGCCTAACTCTTGCATGGTGCGTGCGCCCTCTTAAATGGTCCAGCAAACCGATGGAGCCTGACCGTCTTTTCGACTGCCTTCCGAGTACGCTTCGGCCATCAGCCGAGTCTCGGTCTGAAGGTGGGAAACACCCGCCAGGTGGCCCGCAATCCGATAACCATGAAACCGCGGAGGCTGCCGTATACAAGCCTCCTGCACTTATTGAGCCCAAGTTTGTTCCTTTGCTTGCTAAATTGGCACAGCAGCTGGTCCAAGCTGGATGCCAACAGCAATGCGCAGAAATATACAG CGAAGCTCGTGCTTCAGCTTTAGAGTCGAGTTTGAAGAACTTGGGTGTTGAGAAACTGAGTAAAGATGAAGTGCAGAAAATGCCTTGGGAGATTTTGGAGTCTAAAATAGGGAATTGGATTCATTTCATGCGAATTGCT GTGAAACTTCTTTTCGCTGGGGAACGCCAGCTCTGTGACCAAGTTTTTGAATGTAGCCAATCTTTAAGGGATAAGTGCTTTTCTGCAATAACCAAGAACAGTTTGGCTACTCTACTCAGCTTTGGTGAGGCAATTGCTATGAGTAAAAGATCACCGGAGAAATTGTTTGTTCTGCTAGACATGTATGAGATAATGTGTGAACTTCAAACAGAG ATTGACACCATCTTTGTTGGAGAACCATGCTCTCAAATGCGTGACTCTGCACTCAGTCTGACAAAATGTTTAGCACAAACTGCACAGAAGACTTTCAGCGATTTCGAAGAAGCTGTCGAGAAGGATGCAACGAAGAATATTCATACTGATGGAACAGTTCATCCTTTGACAAGCTATGTGATTAACTATGTTAAATTTTTATTTGA CTATCAATCAACTTTGAAacagctcttccaggaattcaaaaGGGAAGATGGATCAGGTTCTGAGCTGGCATCTGTGACCATGAGTATTATGCAAGCTTTACAAAATAATTTGGATGCAAAAGCAAAACAATACAAGGATCCTGCATTGATGCACATATTTTTGATGAATAACATCCATTATATTGTTAAATCTGTCCGCAG ATCAGAAGCCAAGGATTTATTGGGGGATGACTGGATTCAAAGACATCGAAGGATTGTACAGCAAAATGCAAACCAATATAGAAGGGTTGCTTGGTCGAAG GTGTTGCAATGCCTCTCAGGTCAAGGTTTGACTTCATCAGGAGGTAGTGGTCAAGTAGGAAGCGAAGGTGGCAATAGCAGTGGAGCTTCAAGAACAGCTGTGAAAGAGAG ATTCAGGTCTTTCAATATGCAATTTGAAGAGATTTATCAAAAGCAGTGTGGCTGGTCTGTTCCAGATTCAGAGTTGCGCGAGTCACTGAGACTGGCTGTTGCAGAAATTCTGTTACCCGCATACAGATCTTTCCAAAAGCGCTTCGG GCCTCTCATTGAGAACAGCAAAGCGCCTGGGAAGTACGTCAAGCACACGCCCGAGCAGCTTGAGCTGTTCCTGGGCAACCTATTCGAGGGGAAACAAGAACGTCCATGA